Proteins from a genomic interval of Chroococcidiopsis thermalis PCC 7203:
- a CDS encoding YggT family protein gives MTTAAIANLVLGIFLGLMILLFIFRIVLTWFPQIDLKRFPYNLIAMPTDPLLVPMRKLVPPIGGVDITPIIWVGIFSLLREILLGQQGLLMMLMH, from the coding sequence ATGACAACTGCTGCGATCGCAAATTTGGTGCTGGGGATCTTTCTCGGCTTAATGATTCTGCTATTTATCTTCCGCATCGTGCTGACTTGGTTTCCCCAAATAGACCTTAAGCGTTTTCCATACAACTTAATTGCCATGCCAACAGATCCCTTGTTAGTACCGATGCGAAAACTTGTACCACCCATAGGCGGTGTGGATATTACCCCCATCATCTGGGTCGGAATTTTTAGCCTGTTGCGAGAAATTCTGCTCGGTCAGCAAGGACTGCTGATGATGCTGATGCATTGA
- a CDS encoding AI-2E family transporter produces the protein MRRSASWQRLAIYGLSGPVIALNIWLLSQAFQYFQHTIAVLTIAAILAFLLNYPVRFFERVGFSRSQAVIVVLFLSLVLLVAIGLTLVPLVYDQTIELIQRIPDWLNTIQTQLGRLDSWARVRKLPLDLSGFSNRVNDTIERRLPSIPEQAFGVALGTLSWLIETILVVVLAFYMLLYGDRLWRGLISFLPPEIGLPFSASLRLNFQNFFLTQLLLGLFMFAALTPIFVVLNVPFALLFALLIGVAELIPFIGASLGIGTVTLLVMVQNWLLGLQVALAAIVLQQIKDNVLAPRLMGNFTGLNPIWIFIAILTGAEMGGFLGAIVAVPLAGTIKNTIDAIRNLRRSTVAAKITITHEDAASTEGKDNLSF, from the coding sequence ATGCGCCGTTCAGCCTCTTGGCAGCGTTTAGCGATTTACGGTTTGAGCGGTCCTGTTATTGCTCTGAATATTTGGTTATTGAGTCAAGCTTTTCAATATTTTCAGCATACGATCGCCGTATTGACGATCGCGGCTATTTTGGCTTTTCTACTCAATTACCCAGTCCGGTTTTTCGAGCGAGTTGGCTTTAGCCGCTCTCAGGCAGTCATCGTCGTTCTATTTTTGAGTTTAGTCTTGTTGGTGGCGATCGGTCTAACTCTAGTACCATTGGTCTACGACCAAACGATCGAATTGATTCAAAGAATTCCCGATTGGTTAAATACAATTCAAACACAGTTGGGAAGACTAGATAGCTGGGCGCGGGTAAGAAAGTTACCTCTCGATCTGAGCGGTTTTAGCAATCGCGTTAACGATACGATTGAAAGACGCTTGCCATCTATACCAGAACAGGCGTTTGGAGTTGCCCTCGGGACGCTGTCGTGGTTAATCGAGACAATTTTAGTGGTGGTACTGGCATTTTACATGCTGCTCTACGGCGATCGCCTCTGGCGCGGTCTCATTAGCTTCCTACCACCAGAGATTGGACTTCCGTTTAGTGCTTCCTTGCGACTCAATTTTCAAAATTTCTTTCTGACTCAACTATTACTGGGGTTATTCATGTTTGCCGCTTTAACCCCAATTTTCGTAGTTCTCAACGTGCCATTTGCTCTATTGTTTGCCCTTTTAATTGGTGTAGCTGAACTCATCCCATTTATTGGCGCTAGCTTGGGCATTGGTACAGTCACGCTGTTAGTCATGGTGCAAAATTGGTTGCTGGGGTTGCAAGTTGCTTTGGCGGCAATTGTGTTGCAACAAATTAAAGATAACGTGCTAGCACCTAGATTGATGGGCAATTTTACGGGACTCAACCCAATTTGGATCTTTATTGCCATCTTGACTGGCGCTGAAATGGGTGGTTTTTTGGGTGCAATTGTAGCTGTTCCCCTGGCTGGTACGATTAAAAATACTATTGATGCAATTCGTAACCTGCGGCGTTCTACTGTAGCGGCTAAAATTACCATCACGCATGAGGATGCGGCTTCTACTGAAGGGAAAGACAATCTCAGTTTTTGA
- the accC gene encoding acetyl-CoA carboxylase biotin carboxylase subunit, producing MRFDKILIANRGEIALRILRTCEEMGIATIAVHSTVDRDALHVQLADEAVCIGEAPSSKSYLNVPSIIAAALTRNATAIHPGYGFLAENAKFAEICADHQLAFIGPTPEAIRAMGDKSTAKETMIAAGVPTIPGSDGLVRDEKEAREIARQIGYPVMIKATAGGGGRGMRLVRSDEDLGRLFLAAQGEAEAAFGNPGLYVEKFVDRPRHIEFQILADSYGNVVHLGERDCSIQRRHQKLLEEAPSPALTPELREKMGTAAVMAAKSINYIGAGTVEFLLSQTGEFYFMEMNTRIQVEHPVTEMITGLDLIAEQIRVAQGESLQFTQEQVKLRGHAIECRINAEDPDRDFRPAPGRISGYLAPGGPGVRMDSHVYTDYRIPPYYDSLIGKLIVWGPDRPTAIRRMRRALREFALTGVPTTIGFHQRILDTPEFLKAEVYTNFVEQVMLKK from the coding sequence ATGCGCTTTGACAAAATTCTGATTGCTAACCGAGGGGAAATCGCCCTGAGAATTCTCCGTACTTGTGAAGAAATGGGAATTGCGACGATCGCGGTACACTCAACCGTAGACCGCGACGCGCTCCACGTCCAATTAGCTGATGAAGCGGTGTGTATTGGCGAAGCTCCCAGTAGCAAAAGTTATCTCAACGTCCCTAGTATTATTGCCGCAGCTCTGACGCGCAACGCGACTGCCATCCATCCTGGTTATGGCTTTTTAGCGGAAAATGCGAAATTTGCGGAAATTTGTGCCGACCACCAGCTTGCCTTTATTGGACCAACCCCAGAAGCAATTCGAGCTATGGGCGATAAATCCACAGCGAAGGAAACGATGATCGCGGCGGGAGTCCCTACCATCCCTGGGAGTGATGGGTTAGTCAGAGACGAAAAAGAAGCGCGGGAGATCGCGCGTCAAATTGGCTACCCAGTCATGATTAAAGCCACTGCTGGCGGTGGTGGCAGGGGAATGCGTCTGGTTCGCAGCGATGAAGATTTAGGGCGATTATTTTTAGCGGCTCAAGGAGAAGCAGAAGCCGCCTTTGGCAACCCTGGTCTGTATGTCGAGAAATTTGTCGATCGCCCGCGCCATATTGAGTTTCAAATCTTAGCAGATAGCTACGGCAATGTCGTCCACTTGGGCGAACGGGACTGTTCGATCCAGCGCCGCCACCAAAAGCTATTGGAAGAAGCTCCCAGCCCTGCCTTAACCCCCGAATTACGGGAGAAAATGGGAACAGCCGCGGTAATGGCTGCAAAGTCGATTAATTACATCGGTGCGGGGACGGTAGAGTTTCTCCTGTCGCAAACTGGAGAATTTTACTTCATGGAAATGAATACGCGGATTCAAGTCGAGCATCCCGTCACGGAAATGATTACAGGACTTGACTTAATTGCCGAACAAATCCGCGTTGCCCAAGGGGAAAGCCTGCAATTCACCCAAGAGCAGGTAAAGTTGCGGGGACACGCGATTGAATGTCGGATTAATGCTGAAGATCCAGACCGAGATTTTCGTCCCGCACCAGGACGGATCAGTGGCTATCTCGCTCCTGGAGGACCAGGAGTCAGGATGGATTCTCACGTTTACACCGATTATCGCATCCCGCCTTACTACGATTCTCTGATTGGTAAGCTGATCGTCTGGGGACCAGACCGTCCGACTGCAATTAGGCGAATGCGACGCGCCTTGCGGGAATTCGCCCTCACAGGCGTACCGACGACTATCGGCTTTCACCAACGGATTTTAGATACTCCAGAGTTTCTCAAGGCAGAGGTTTACACCAATTTTGTCGAGCAGGTGATGTTGAAGAAATAG
- a CDS encoding secondary thiamine-phosphate synthase enzyme YjbQ, producing MPIINKFIEIETTQGINIHNITPAIEKIVSATGISNGQVLVFSRHTTTALAINEDEERLLEDIKVFLSKLVPESERYLHNDLHLRKNIPEDEPINAHSHLMAMMLNNNEIIPIVDGKLGLGTYQSVLFFELDGARKRTILCQIWGE from the coding sequence GTGCCGATCATTAATAAATTCATTGAAATCGAAACCACTCAAGGAATTAATATTCACAATATTACACCAGCAATTGAGAAGATAGTATCCGCCACAGGAATTAGTAATGGACAAGTTTTAGTCTTTTCTCGTCATACTACGACCGCATTAGCGATTAATGAAGACGAAGAAAGATTACTAGAAGATATCAAAGTTTTTTTAAGCAAATTAGTACCCGAATCAGAACGCTACTTGCATAACGACTTGCACTTAAGAAAAAATATCCCGGAAGACGAGCCGATAAATGCTCACTCGCACTTAATGGCGATGATGCTTAATAATAACGAAATTATTCCCATAGTCGATGGAAAACTTGGATTAGGAACCTATCAATCAGTTTTATTTTTTGAATTAGACGGCGCTCGAAAAAGAACAATTCTGTGTCAAATTTGGGGCGAATGA